From Rhodovulum sulfidophilum DSM 1374, one genomic window encodes:
- a CDS encoding DUF4123 domain-containing protein, with product MTALPAPLLLARYRALDRLAAEVGGQVAMRAPDHPEFRAHVAEALLGQGYRMTAFEPLDAQSLSVDPALNLRLGRGRPVFLDTPAPSRERPQASGLRGLDLAECGWPALFEGPSPAWALIDPVCWPDALELLRDSAQGALCLYATPDAERQAAAPWLVPLSGRDPVSRALMALPPDRHAGICFQSQAGAMALRAHFRRYTMAWLPGREAAPLYFRFHDPRVLSDMAQALEPARFAGFASPVQRFFLPLSPELSLAAHLPGGTVGPLDDPATLQGRLLRLAPRGRAVAPGNLHVTEAEFTRFDRLKRQRTAQSVARGLYRSLGQDKGPEACLEAAGHAMRLGELHDMPSRAQVGALARAVLFFGADFAERDSRAAEILEDRRALPFQRKDRLLRWLALALGERGGAALAAPALRTGQG from the coding sequence GTGACCGCTTTGCCCGCCCCGCTGCTGCTGGCCCGCTACCGGGCCCTCGACCGCCTTGCCGCCGAGGTCGGCGGACAGGTCGCGATGCGCGCGCCGGACCATCCCGAATTCAGGGCCCATGTCGCCGAGGCGCTGCTGGGGCAGGGCTACCGGATGACCGCATTCGAGCCGCTCGACGCGCAGAGCCTGTCGGTCGATCCGGCGCTGAACCTCCGGCTCGGGCGCGGGCGTCCGGTCTTTCTCGACACTCCGGCGCCGAGCCGCGAGCGGCCGCAGGCGTCCGGGCTGAGGGGGCTCGATCTCGCGGAATGCGGCTGGCCCGCGCTGTTCGAGGGGCCCAGCCCGGCCTGGGCGCTGATCGACCCGGTCTGCTGGCCCGATGCGCTGGAGCTGTTGCGCGACAGCGCGCAGGGCGCGCTTTGCCTCTATGCCACGCCCGATGCCGAGCGCCAGGCCGCCGCGCCCTGGCTGGTGCCGCTGTCGGGCCGCGATCCGGTCAGCCGCGCGCTGATGGCGCTGCCGCCCGACCGCCATGCCGGGATCTGCTTCCAGAGCCAGGCCGGGGCGATGGCGCTGCGGGCGCATTTCCGGCGCTATACCATGGCCTGGCTGCCCGGGCGCGAGGCGGCGCCGCTTTACTTCCGCTTTCACGACCCGCGGGTGCTGTCGGACATGGCCCAGGCGCTGGAACCCGCGCGTTTCGCGGGCTTCGCTTCCCCCGTACAGCGCTTCTTCCTGCCGCTTTCGCCCGAGCTGTCGCTGGCCGCGCATCTGCCCGGCGGTACGGTCGGGCCGCTTGACGATCCCGCGACGCTGCAGGGCAGACTCCTGCGGCTGGCGCCGCGCGGGCGGGCGGTGGCGCCGGGCAACCTGCATGTGACCGAGGCCGAATTCACCCGTTTCGACCGGCTCAAGCGGCAGCGCACGGCGCAGTCGGTGGCGCGCGGTCTGTACCGTTCGCTGGGGCAGGACAAGGGGCCCGAGGCCTGCCTCGAGGCGGCCGGCCACGCGATGCGGCTGGGCGAACTCCACGACATGCCGTCGCGGGCGCAGGTGGGCGCGCTGGCCCGCGCGGTGCTGTTTTTCGGCGCCGATTTCGCAGAGAGGGACAGCCGGGCCGCGGAAATTCTCGAAGATCGCCGCGCGCTGCCGTTCCAGCGCAAGGACCGGCTGCTGCGCTGGCTGGCGCTGGCGCTTGGCGAACGCGGGGGTGCGGCTCTGGCCGCGCCCGCACTCAGAACAGGACAGGGATGA
- a CDS encoding tripartite tricarboxylate transporter permease: protein MLADLAQGFLALAHPATFLHLIGGFLLGLVFGAIPGLTATLAIALLLPFTFGMEVTDALVMVAGIYMAGIYSGSITGITLNIPGAPSGAITTLDGHALMKRGEGPQALGMSAFSSALGGLIGAVVLIALAQPVSSLALLFQTPDKFSLVLMAIVTVTIVSSGSLSKAIAAMVLGLMISTVGIDPMVPEGRFDFGSYHLIEGIGLLPAVIGLFAVCELIAQAATPSAMTRADRVAQVRAPRRRDFLPARARIREVGPVAYAKSAVIGVVIGMLPGGGASMASFIAYAEAKRTARRPEAFGKGSYEGLAASETANNAMCGGAVIPLLTMGIPGDAVTAIIFGVLLLHGLVPGPALLGSNFIEIAPMFAALFVSSILVFLSVLAFGPVYLRLSQINRGLLYTFIALVSMVGVFASSWSVFQMWMALAIGVLAFLMRRFGYPVVPALMGVILGPYFEEFLRRSLIVSEGDPTIFLTSPASAALLVLTGLFVWFLRLRPALRDRQSARESGEGE, encoded by the coding sequence ATGCTGGCCGATCTCGCCCAGGGGTTCCTGGCCCTCGCCCATCCCGCCACCTTCCTGCACCTGATCGGAGGCTTCCTGCTGGGGCTGGTGTTCGGGGCGATCCCGGGCCTGACCGCGACCTTGGCCATCGCGCTTCTGTTGCCCTTCACCTTCGGCATGGAGGTGACCGACGCGCTGGTCATGGTGGCCGGGATCTACATGGCCGGGATCTATTCCGGCTCGATCACCGGCATCACGCTGAACATCCCCGGCGCGCCCTCGGGCGCGATCACCACGCTGGACGGGCATGCGCTGATGAAGCGCGGAGAGGGGCCGCAGGCCTTGGGCATGAGCGCCTTCTCCTCGGCGCTTGGCGGTCTGATCGGCGCGGTGGTGCTGATCGCGTTGGCCCAGCCGGTCAGTTCGCTGGCGCTGCTGTTCCAGACCCCCGACAAGTTCTCGCTGGTGCTGATGGCGATCGTGACCGTCACCATCGTCTCGTCGGGGTCGCTGTCGAAGGCCATTGCGGCGATGGTGCTGGGGCTGATGATCTCGACCGTGGGCATCGACCCGATGGTGCCCGAGGGCCGGTTCGACTTCGGCAGCTATCACCTGATCGAGGGCATCGGGCTGTTGCCCGCGGTGATCGGGCTGTTCGCGGTCTGCGAGCTGATCGCGCAGGCGGCGACGCCCTCGGCGATGACCCGGGCCGACCGGGTGGCGCAGGTCCGCGCGCCCCGGCGCCGCGATTTCCTGCCCGCGCGCGCCCGGATCCGCGAGGTCGGCCCGGTCGCCTATGCCAAGAGCGCGGTGATCGGCGTCGTGATCGGCATGCTTCCGGGCGGCGGCGCCTCGATGGCTTCCTTCATCGCCTATGCCGAGGCCAAGCGCACGGCGCGCCGTCCCGAGGCCTTCGGCAAGGGATCCTACGAGGGGCTCGCGGCCTCCGAGACCGCCAATAACGCGATGTGCGGCGGCGCGGTCATTCCGCTTCTGACCATGGGCATTCCGGGCGATGCGGTCACCGCCATCATCTTCGGCGTCCTGCTGTTGCACGGGCTGGTGCCGGGGCCCGCGCTTCTGGGGTCGAACTTCATCGAGATCGCGCCGATGTTCGCCGCGCTTTTCGTGTCCTCGATCCTGGTCTTCCTGTCGGTGCTGGCCTTCGGGCCGGTCTATCTGCGGCTCAGCCAGATCAATCGCGGCCTGCTTTACACCTTCATCGCGCTGGTCTCGATGGTCGGGGTCTTCGCCTCGTCCTGGTCGGTGTTCCAGATGTGGATGGCGCTGGCGATCGGGGTTCTGGCCTTCCTGATGCGCCGTTTCGGCTATCCGGTTGTGCCTGCGCTGATGGGCGTGATCCTCGGCCCCTATTTCGAGGAATTCCTGCGCCGCTCGCTGATCGTGTCCGAGGGCGACCCGACGATCTTCCTCACCAGCCCCGCCAGCGCCGCGCTGCTGGTGCTGACCGGGCTGTTCGTCTGGTTCCTGCGGCTCCGCCCGGCACTGCGCGACCGTCAGAGCGCGCGCGAAAGCGGCGAGGGCGAATAG
- a CDS encoding tripartite tricarboxylate transporter TctB family protein, translated as MTGPRNGQILFALGLALANTVYGWQVLQMSRPFAAGEPGPAFLPALLCLALYGLLARVLISEFRARRAEGSGEAADTGLLPVLGPLFAIGATALFVIGFVWLGYAISAALYSFAIAFYFNVEDSGRWGRSVLVALPVAAGVTGFGWLFFDRLFGLTLPVWGF; from the coding sequence ATGACCGGACCCAGAAACGGCCAGATCCTGTTCGCGCTCGGCCTTGCGCTGGCCAATACCGTCTATGGCTGGCAGGTGCTGCAGATGTCGCGGCCCTTCGCCGCCGGCGAGCCGGGCCCGGCCTTCCTGCCCGCGCTGCTCTGCCTTGCGCTTTACGGTCTGCTGGCCCGGGTGCTGATCTCGGAATTCCGCGCCCGCCGCGCCGAAGGCTCGGGGGAGGCGGCCGATACCGGGCTGCTGCCGGTGCTGGGGCCACTTTTCGCCATCGGCGCGACGGCGCTTTTCGTGATCGGTTTCGTCTGGCTGGGCTATGCGATCTCGGCCGCGCTCTACAGCTTCGCCATCGCGTTTTACTTCAATGTCGAGGATAGCGGGCGCTGGGGCCGCTCGGTGCTGGTGGCGCTGCCGGTCGCGGCCGGGGTGACGGGCTTCGGCTGGCTGTTCTTCGACCGGCTGTTCGGCCTGACGCTGCCGGTCTGGGGCTTCTGA
- a CDS encoding tripartite tricarboxylate transporter substrate binding protein, translating to MKILTLTRPMLRRPILRRPILRRTMLSRAVLAAAALALPLAAPAAAEFPEKDLTHIMPWSAGGGTDTVMRQFMSFAEKTLGTGINTQNVTGAQSGIGTLRLMKARPDGYTIGSLTWDSVITVPYYELVPGYDTDQLAYLGSVTVHPTALIVRADAPYATLDDFVAAAKSAPGTLKIANVGTGGVWHLPALDFAKEAGIDVQHIPYPKGSGPEREALLSGEVDAMSSSISAAYAAVQAGQARVLAVMSEERDPKFPEVPTFRDSGYDVVWGSFRLVATQARVDADKRAALEAGFAAVFDLPEFQQAAEKSAMGAHWMDAEATAAYVKAAQAKAFALIDELVAEGVLQK from the coding sequence ATGAAGATCCTGACCCTGACCCGCCCGATGCTGCGCCGCCCGATCCTGCGCCGCCCGATCCTGCGCCGGACGATGCTGTCCCGCGCCGTTCTGGCCGCCGCCGCGCTGGCGCTGCCGCTGGCCGCCCCGGCGGCCGCCGAGTTTCCCGAGAAGGACCTTACCCATATCATGCCCTGGAGCGCGGGCGGCGGCACCGACACCGTCATGCGCCAGTTCATGAGCTTCGCCGAGAAGACCCTCGGCACCGGCATCAACACCCAGAACGTGACCGGCGCGCAAAGCGGCATCGGCACGCTCAGGCTGATGAAGGCCCGGCCCGACGGCTATACCATCGGCTCGCTGACCTGGGACAGCGTCATCACCGTGCCCTATTACGAACTGGTACCGGGCTATGACACCGACCAGCTGGCCTATCTGGGCTCGGTCACCGTGCATCCGACCGCGCTGATCGTGCGTGCCGACGCGCCTTACGCTACGCTCGACGACTTCGTCGCCGCCGCCAAGTCCGCGCCCGGCACGCTGAAGATCGCCAATGTCGGCACCGGCGGCGTCTGGCACCTGCCCGCGCTCGACTTCGCCAAGGAGGCCGGGATCGACGTGCAGCATATCCCCTATCCCAAGGGCTCGGGCCCCGAGCGCGAGGCGCTGCTGTCGGGCGAGGTCGACGCGATGTCCTCGAGCATCTCGGCCGCCTATGCCGCGGTGCAGGCCGGTCAGGCCCGGGTGCTGGCGGTGATGTCCGAGGAGCGCGACCCCAAATTCCCTGAGGTGCCGACCTTCCGCGACTCGGGCTATGACGTGGTCTGGGGCAGCTTCCGGCTGGTCGCGACCCAGGCCCGGGTCGATGCCGACAAGCGCGCCGCGCTCGAGGCGGGCTTTGCCGCGGTGTTCGATCTGCCCGAATTCCAGCAGGCGGCCGAGAAATCCGCGATGGGCGCGCATTGGATGGATGCCGAGGCGACGGCGGCCTATGTGAAGGCCGCGCAAGCAAAGGCCTTCGCCCTGATCGACGAGCTGGTGGCCGAGGGCGTGCTGCAGAAGTAG
- a CDS encoding thiamine pyrophosphate-binding protein, translating into MTRTMNGAQVILKMLELHGVTHVFGLPGETTIGWYKEWRAHSDIEFVLTRDERTASYAAEAYAKVTGRPAVLEAPSPGVTHCTPGIAEAWLSSVPVIFFSSDIPVNQDKKHGLTGIDQTALYASICKESFYLTSVKDIPILMRRAFRVATSGRPAPVHIRVPINIFHDTAEIADLYAQPEYSEYPAHRPVADHGRIRAAIDVLLAAERPLIVCGQGALISKASAEVQDLAELLQIPVATTTPGKGLMAETHPLALRVIGARGGMGYANDYAKSADTVFFVGTNTDSSSTDHWTLYGDPATKTFLHLDIAEAHVGNNFPLKVGMVGDARATLAYMAETIRAEHPGLDRPRLDLTEMKRTALDAVFNSNTPMPEGTISPVKLTRALDALLPPGAIVTAEPGVAAIYPSALLSVREPGRRYLTNYSMGALGYSVPAGIGAAFAAEGPVISLTGDGSLAFVLGDFETVRRSGKNITVILTRNDTYGWIRGEAILLDDVDEPWSTDFGAVDYVKVAEGFGFQTARIESDAEIEPALRAAIAHEGASFIEIRVPSQDRIVPFVPSWVRAARKKKLPYFT; encoded by the coding sequence GTGACGCGGACCATGAACGGGGCGCAGGTCATCCTGAAGATGCTGGAGCTGCATGGCGTGACCCATGTCTTCGGCCTGCCGGGCGAGACCACCATCGGCTGGTACAAGGAATGGCGCGCCCATTCCGACATCGAATTCGTGCTGACCCGCGACGAGCGCACCGCTTCTTACGCCGCCGAGGCCTATGCCAAGGTCACCGGCCGCCCGGCCGTGCTGGAAGCCCCGAGCCCGGGCGTCACCCATTGCACCCCGGGGATCGCCGAAGCCTGGCTGAGTTCGGTTCCGGTGATCTTCTTCAGTTCCGACATCCCGGTGAACCAGGACAAGAAGCACGGGCTGACCGGCATCGACCAGACCGCGCTTTATGCCAGCATCTGCAAGGAATCCTTTTACCTGACCTCGGTGAAGGACATTCCGATCCTGATGCGGCGGGCGTTCCGGGTGGCGACCTCGGGCCGGCCCGCGCCGGTGCATATCCGGGTGCCGATCAACATCTTCCATGACACCGCCGAAATCGCGGATCTCTATGCCCAGCCGGAATACAGCGAATACCCGGCGCACCGCCCGGTGGCCGATCACGGCAGGATCCGCGCGGCCATCGACGTGCTGCTGGCAGCCGAAAGGCCGCTGATCGTCTGCGGCCAGGGCGCGCTGATCTCGAAGGCCTCGGCCGAGGTGCAGGATCTGGCCGAACTGTTGCAGATCCCGGTGGCGACCACGACGCCCGGCAAGGGGCTGATGGCCGAGACCCATCCGCTGGCGCTCCGGGTGATCGGCGCGCGGGGCGGCATGGGCTATGCCAATGATTATGCCAAATCGGCCGATACCGTCTTCTTCGTCGGCACCAATACCGATTCCAGCTCGACCGATCACTGGACGCTGTATGGCGACCCGGCGACCAAGACCTTCCTGCATCTCGACATCGCCGAGGCCCATGTCGGCAACAACTTCCCGCTGAAGGTCGGCATGGTGGGCGATGCCCGCGCCACGCTGGCCTACATGGCCGAGACGATCCGGGCCGAGCATCCGGGGCTCGACCGGCCGCGGCTCGATCTGACCGAGATGAAGCGCACCGCACTCGACGCGGTCTTCAACTCGAACACCCCGATGCCCGAGGGCACGATCTCGCCGGTCAAGCTGACCCGCGCGCTCGATGCGCTGCTGCCGCCCGGGGCCATCGTCACCGCCGAGCCCGGCGTCGCCGCGATCTACCCCTCGGCGCTTTTGTCGGTGCGCGAGCCGGGGCGGCGCTATCTGACCAACTACTCGATGGGCGCGCTGGGATATTCGGTGCCGGCCGGGATCGGCGCGGCCTTCGCCGCCGAGGGCCCGGTGATCTCGCTGACCGGAGACGGCTCGCTGGCCTTCGTGCTGGGCGATTTCGAGACCGTCCGGCGCAGCGGCAAGAACATCACCGTGATCCTGACCCGCAACGACACCTATGGCTGGATCCGGGGCGAGGCGATCCTGCTCGACGATGTCGACGAACCCTGGAGCACCGATTTCGGCGCGGTCGACTATGTCAAGGTGGCCGAGGGCTTTGGCTTCCAGACCGCGCGGATCGAGAGCGATGCCGAGATCGAGCCCGCCCTGCGCGCGGCCATCGCCCATGAGGGCGCCAGCTTCATCGAGATCCGCGTGCCTTCGCAGGACAGGATCGTGCCCTTCGTGCCCTCCTGGGTGCGCGCGGCCAGGAAGAAGAAACTGCCCTATTTCACCTGA
- a CDS encoding GntR family transcriptional regulator, which translates to MTKKSACSVERAYRMLKEMAATYAFKPDSRLNEGVLARQLETSRTPLREALNRLAAEGFLVFRPGQGFFCRSLTPGEIMDLYEARAAIECEAAKLAARRADPQELDALEAFLEASCADYQPGTSPVELVRLDEDFHMRLTALSGNAELSRLLENVNGRIHFVRLIDLRTLSQRDGPEVVTTAPHRRILEAVRARDPEAAQNEMRGHIERRLEAITENVRNAFAELYAP; encoded by the coding sequence ATGACCAAAAAATCGGCATGTTCGGTTGAAAGAGCCTATCGGATGCTCAAGGAGATGGCCGCAACCTATGCCTTCAAGCCGGATTCGCGGCTCAATGAGGGGGTGCTGGCGCGCCAGCTTGAAACCAGCCGCACGCCGCTGCGCGAGGCGTTGAACCGGCTCGCGGCCGAAGGGTTTCTGGTGTTCCGCCCCGGTCAGGGCTTCTTCTGCCGCTCGCTGACGCCGGGCGAGATCATGGATCTCTACGAGGCCCGCGCCGCGATCGAATGCGAGGCCGCCAAGCTCGCCGCGCGCCGCGCCGATCCGCAAGAGCTGGACGCGCTCGAGGCGTTTCTCGAGGCCTCCTGCGCCGATTACCAGCCCGGCACCTCGCCGGTCGAGCTGGTGCGGCTCGACGAAGACTTCCACATGCGGCTGACCGCCTTGTCGGGCAATGCCGAGCTGAGCCGCCTGTTGGAAAACGTCAATGGCCGCATCCATTTCGTGCGCCTGATCGACCTGCGCACGCTCAGCCAGCGCGACGGGCCCGAGGTCGTCACCACCGCCCCGCATCGGCGGATCCTGGAGGCGGTGCGCGCGCGCGATCCCGAGGCGGCGCAGAACGAGATGCGCGGCCATATCGAGCGCCGGCTCGAAGCCATCACCGAGAATGTGCGGAACGCCTTCGCCGAGCTTTACGCGCCCTGA
- a CDS encoding LysR family transcriptional regulator → MSIRRLKTLVAISRHGSLSAAAASEHLTRSAVSLQMKQFEEDLGVEIFDRRRRIPELNARGRLMVPKAIEVLAAYDELRRTARGEATITGTLNIGAMFTAMTGAVPHAMKRMRALYPDLHIQAAPAHSANLVAPVDRGALDAAFIGRPPVLGSRLLFHTVTEEPFHLLTAEDCPLDDPREILETYPFIRISRSLWSGQLIDDWLVREDITVNEAMELDGIQMISTMVYHGLGVAVVPRRCVPAPNPVAVREIAIPSLAGRPVGILARDDSPKASLIDAFCTQMRLVVAEIGRRDAPGEPVGPDQGA, encoded by the coding sequence ATGTCGATCCGCCGCCTGAAGACCCTCGTCGCGATCTCGCGCCATGGCAGCCTGTCGGCCGCCGCCGCCAGCGAGCATCTGACCCGCTCGGCGGTCTCCTTGCAGATGAAGCAGTTCGAGGAGGATCTGGGCGTCGAGATCTTCGACCGGCGGCGGCGCATTCCCGAGCTGAATGCCCGCGGTCGGCTGATGGTGCCCAAGGCGATCGAGGTTCTGGCCGCCTATGACGAGCTGCGCCGCACCGCGCGGGGCGAGGCCACCATCACCGGCACGCTGAATATCGGCGCGATGTTCACCGCCATGACCGGGGCGGTGCCGCATGCGATGAAGCGGATGCGCGCGCTTTATCCCGACCTGCATATCCAGGCCGCGCCCGCCCATTCGGCCAATCTGGTGGCGCCAGTCGATCGCGGCGCGCTGGATGCGGCCTTCATCGGGCGGCCGCCGGTGCTGGGCTCGCGGCTGCTGTTTCACACCGTCACCGAAGAGCCGTTCCACCTGTTGACCGCCGAGGATTGCCCGCTCGACGATCCGCGCGAGATCCTCGAGACCTATCCCTTCATCCGGATCAGCCGCTCGCTCTGGTCGGGGCAGCTGATCGACGACTGGCTGGTGCGCGAGGACATCACCGTCAACGAGGCGATGGAGCTTGACGGGATCCAGATGATCTCGACCATGGTCTATCATGGCCTCGGCGTCGCGGTGGTGCCGAGGCGCTGCGTGCCCGCGCCGAACCCGGTCGCGGTGCGCGAGATCGCGATCCCCAGCCTGGCCGGGCGGCCGGTCGGCATCCTCGCCCGCGATGACAGCCCCAAGGCCAGCCTGATCGATGCCTTCTGCACCCAGATGCGGCTGGTCGTGGCCGAGATCGGCCGCCGCGATGCGCCGGGCGAGCCGGTGGGCCCGGATCAGGGCGCGTAA
- a CDS encoding pyridoxal phosphate-dependent aminotransferase: MNRADPQTAARPAPDPVSRRMRDTKPSASLEAAQLARDLRGQGRRVISLATGEPDFPTPDHIKAACVTALAENRTGYPPVQGIPALREAICQKFHLDNDLDYRASEVIVANGVKQIIFNALAASLEPGQEVLIPAPGWVSYSEMARLNGGVPVWLETRWDDNFRLRPEALEAAITENTRWLILNNPCNPTGTILTEAEIRALAEVLERHPQVMVLSDDIYEHLRYGSAPYFTIAQTSEAMKARTLTANGVSKAWCMTGWRVGFAAGPQALIDAMRTYQGQTTGGVMHPAQFGALAALTGSRCFMGPNLEAFRARRALGVQLINETEGLSCHAPDGAFYLFVNCAPLIGATRPDGGTIASDADLTRYFVEEAEVVCVPGAAFGLSPFFRISFACGIEVLEEACLKLRAAVARLTPAKEGPSA, from the coding sequence ATGAACAGAGCCGACCCCCAGACCGCCGCCAGACCCGCCCCAGACCCCGTCAGCCGCCGGATGCGCGACACCAAGCCCTCGGCCTCGCTGGAGGCGGCGCAGCTGGCGCGGGACCTGCGCGGCCAGGGCCGCCGGGTGATCTCGCTGGCGACCGGCGAGCCCGATTTCCCGACCCCCGACCATATCAAGGCCGCCTGCGTCACCGCACTGGCCGAGAACCGCACCGGCTATCCGCCGGTTCAGGGCATCCCGGCGCTGCGCGAGGCGATCTGCCAGAAGTTCCACCTCGACAACGATCTCGATTACCGCGCCAGCGAGGTGATCGTCGCCAATGGCGTCAAGCAGATCATCTTCAACGCGCTGGCGGCCAGTCTCGAACCCGGGCAGGAAGTGCTGATCCCGGCGCCGGGCTGGGTCAGCTATTCCGAGATGGCGCGGCTGAATGGCGGCGTGCCGGTATGGCTCGAAACCCGCTGGGACGACAATTTCCGGCTGCGCCCCGAGGCGCTCGAGGCCGCGATCACCGAGAATACCCGCTGGCTGATCCTCAACAATCCCTGCAACCCGACCGGCACCATCCTGACCGAGGCCGAGATCCGCGCCCTGGCCGAGGTGCTCGAGCGGCATCCGCAGGTGATGGTGCTGAGCGACGATATCTACGAGCATCTGCGCTATGGCAGCGCGCCCTATTTCACCATCGCCCAGACCTCCGAGGCGATGAAGGCCCGGACCCTGACCGCCAATGGCGTCTCGAAAGCCTGGTGCATGACCGGCTGGCGGGTCGGCTTCGCGGCCGGGCCGCAGGCGCTGATCGATGCGATGCGCACCTATCAGGGCCAGACCACGGGCGGCGTGATGCATCCCGCGCAATTCGGCGCGCTGGCGGCGCTGACCGGCTCGCGCTGCTTCATGGGCCCCAATCTCGAGGCCTTCCGCGCCCGTCGCGCGCTTGGCGTCCAATTGATCAATGAAACCGAAGGCCTGTCCTGCCACGCCCCCGACGGCGCCTTCTATCTGTTCGTCAACTGCGCGCCCCTGATCGGCGCCACAAGGCCGGATGGCGGCACCATCGCCAGCGATGCCGACCTGACCCGCTATTTCGTCGAGGAGGCCGAGGTGGTCTGCGTGCCGGGCGCCGCCTTCGGACTGTCGCCCTTCTTCCGGATCTCGTTTGCCTGCGGCATCGAGGTGCTCGAAGAGGCCTGCCTCAAGCTGCGCGCCGCCGTGGCCAGACTTACGCCCGCCAAGGAAGGACCCTCCGCATGA
- a CDS encoding RraA family protein: MSFDCSVAPVNHPLSAEFAAGFNDIPAPVANDCYGRRNIMDAGIKPIAKGMHLCGRAVTVAMPPDDNLMLHAALHAAEPGDIIVASTSNDRHSGVWGELMTRAAMARGLGGLVLDGMCRDSAWIAESGFQLFARGTCARGSRKLGPGHVNIPVAVGNVVVHHGDIIIGDDDGVMVVPAADAAALLPLCRDKLAKEGARIEAIASGSPKPGWLMPALEKWNVA; this comes from the coding sequence ATGAGCTTCGACTGTTCGGTCGCCCCCGTGAACCATCCGCTGAGTGCCGAATTCGCCGCCGGGTTCAACGATATCCCGGCGCCGGTCGCCAATGACTGCTATGGTCGCCGCAACATCATGGATGCGGGGATCAAGCCGATCGCCAAGGGCATGCATCTCTGCGGCCGCGCCGTCACCGTGGCGATGCCGCCCGATGACAACCTGATGCTGCATGCGGCGCTGCATGCGGCCGAGCCGGGCGACATCATCGTCGCCTCGACCTCGAACGACCGCCATTCGGGCGTCTGGGGCGAGCTGATGACCCGTGCCGCCATGGCGCGCGGCCTCGGCGGGCTGGTGCTGGACGGCATGTGCCGCGACAGCGCCTGGATCGCCGAAAGCGGGTTCCAGCTTTTCGCCCGCGGCACCTGCGCCCGCGGTTCGCGCAAGCTCGGGCCCGGCCATGTGAACATCCCGGTCGCGGTCGGCAATGTCGTCGTCCATCACGGCGACATCATCATCGGCGACGATGACGGGGTGATGGTGGTGCCCGCCGCCGATGCCGCCGCGCTGCTGCCGCTCTGCCGCGACAAGCTGGCCAAGGAGGGCGCCCGGATCGAGGCCATCGCCTCGGGCTCGCCCAAACCCGGCTGGCTGATGCCCGCTCTGGAAAAATGGAACGTGGCGTGA
- a CDS encoding Bug family tripartite tricarboxylate transporter substrate binding protein — translation MKRITASLAAIGLLAGTAALADYPEKPITIVVPYGAGGGSDIMVRTVAPYIEKYLGDDAKIVVENRTGASGIIGWQAVHDAKPDGYTIGVITTPSIVTKPIEGKAEFTWQDFTIIANMVTDPAALNVKKGSQFEDVTGLVDYARENPKVVTMATGNFGGDDHLAGLQLEKLTGAEFTFVPFPGVAARNATMGGHVAVGSFNLGEAVNYQESIDILGIMADERSELAPDVPTLKEQGFDVIASSQRGFAGPKGMPEEAVEKLSAAIAQAVNDPDFRKDAQNQGVVLDFADSADFTAQLDAFDKAMRKIWAESPWLQ, via the coding sequence ATGAAACGCATCACCGCCTCTTTGGCCGCGATCGGGCTTCTGGCCGGAACCGCCGCGCTGGCCGATTATCCCGAAAAGCCCATCACCATCGTCGTGCCCTACGGCGCCGGCGGCGGCAGCGACATCATGGTGCGCACGGTTGCGCCCTATATCGAGAAATACCTGGGCGACGATGCCAAGATCGTGGTCGAGAACCGCACCGGCGCCTCGGGCATCATCGGCTGGCAGGCAGTGCATGACGCCAAGCCCGACGGCTATACCATCGGCGTCATCACCACGCCGTCGATCGTGACCAAGCCGATCGAGGGCAAGGCCGAGTTCACCTGGCAGGACTTCACCATCATCGCCAACATGGTCACCGACCCGGCGGCGCTGAATGTCAAGAAGGGCAGCCAGTTCGAGGATGTCACCGGTCTGGTCGACTATGCCAGGGAAAATCCCAAGGTCGTGACCATGGCCACCGGCAATTTCGGCGGCGACGACCATCTGGCCGGGCTGCAGCTTGAAAAGCTGACCGGGGCCGAGTTCACCTTCGTGCCCTTCCCCGGCGTCGCCGCGCGCAACGCCACCATGGGCGGCCATGTCGCGGTCGGCAGCTTCAATCTCGGCGAGGCGGTCAACTATCAGGAATCGATCGACATTCTGGGCATCATGGCCGACGAACGCTCCGAGCTCGCGCCCGATGTGCCGACCCTGAAGGAACAGGGCTTCGACGTCATCGCCTCGTCGCAGCGCGGTTTCGCCGGACCGAAGGGCATGCCCGAAGAGGCGGTCGAGAAACTCTCCGCGGCCATCGCCCAGGCGGTCAACGACCCCGATTTCCGCAAGGACGCCCAGAACCAGGGCGTGGTGCTCGACTTCGCCGACAGCGCCGATTTCACGGCCCAGCTCGACGCCTTCGACAAGGCCATGCGCAAGATCTGGGCCGAAAGCCCCTGGCTTCAGTAA